One region of Limnospira fusiformis SAG 85.79 genomic DNA includes:
- a CDS encoding PAS domain S-box protein, whose protein sequence is MSDNENWSSNGVYLTVNDSLSNNSCDCDYSEVEPTNHLQGELAELRRHVVQLQQENHSLRQKLQQQKINVIANHSNSINCDHLLQMVIDYVPQAVFWKDCNSVYLGCNRQFAEKVGLQDPREIVGKTDDDLPWTPQEAKLYQEFDRQVISSKSPQIKVRGTRHLVQGKEILVETTKIPLDNHQGNIVGVLGILDDISDRLQQEELLKQRLAAIEASTDGIALQNSEGVFTYVNRAYLEMFGYSQAEEILGKTWQELYDGDEIEYIRREVSPVFAAENEWQGELRSRRQDGSFFIQEMSVTKSAAGVVCICRDVTERKQAEATLMLYKQAVESSSDAIAMADAQWNHFYQNPAFSEMFGCETPEEFNQVFGGISGAYTDPQIPRQIFAVISQGKNWVGEVEHRAKNNRVFQVLLRASAIKDGRGNVLGAVASLNDITSRKKAEASLREITSDLQEAQELAHIGNWELDIDTGELTWSDEVFRILGLDQTLGIPSVEQCLQCYHPEDRPLVEKALAETRNNGTTCQAEARIIKDENSVSYVHIKFKAILNHDNQIVSLFGTIMDITERKRAEIHLQQQTEKLEKALTKLKRTQTQLIQSEKMSGLGQMVAGVAHEINNPVGFIVGNVPHLEEYTQDLLLLIESYRQYYTEPPLAITELIEEIDLNFLITDIPQLINSIQNGAKRIQEIVNSLQSFSRLNESAIKEIDLHQGIDSTLMVLTSRLRPLPGEREIVVIKNYGDLPKVECYAGQINQVFLHIFNNAIDALKSSECQQSAKEPTLTITTGLTKNNLAFIRIADNGVGIPEELRSRIFDPFFTTKPVGQGTGLGLSVSYQIVVDLHKGKLNCTSEPGVGSEFCIQIPIHSEYNT, encoded by the coding sequence ATGTCCGACAATGAAAATTGGTCCAGTAATGGTGTATACTTGACCGTTAACGATAGCTTATCCAATAATTCTTGTGATTGTGATTATTCAGAAGTGGAACCGACCAACCATCTGCAAGGGGAACTTGCCGAATTACGTCGTCATGTAGTCCAACTGCAACAGGAAAATCACAGTCTGAGGCAAAAATTACAGCAGCAGAAAATTAATGTGATTGCCAATCACTCCAATTCCATAAATTGTGACCACCTGTTACAGATGGTAATTGATTATGTTCCTCAAGCCGTTTTTTGGAAAGACTGTAACTCTGTTTACTTGGGATGTAACCGTCAATTTGCGGAGAAAGTCGGATTACAAGACCCCAGAGAAATTGTGGGTAAAACTGATGATGATTTACCTTGGACTCCTCAAGAGGCTAAATTGTATCAGGAATTCGATCGCCAAGTTATATCCTCAAAATCGCCTCAAATCAAAGTCAGAGGAACCCGCCACCTAGTCCAAGGAAAAGAAATTCTGGTCGAAACTACCAAAATTCCCCTTGATAATCACCAGGGAAATATAGTTGGAGTGTTGGGAATATTAGATGATATTAGCGATCGCCTACAACAAGAGGAACTACTCAAACAGCGACTCGCCGCCATTGAAGCCAGCACCGACGGTATCGCCTTACAAAATTCCGAGGGAGTATTTACCTATGTTAACCGTGCTTATTTAGAAATGTTCGGCTACAGCCAAGCTGAAGAGATTTTAGGCAAAACTTGGCAGGAATTATATGATGGGGATGAGATAGAATATATCCGGCGAGAAGTCTCTCCCGTCTTTGCTGCTGAAAATGAATGGCAAGGAGAACTCCGTAGTCGTCGCCAAGATGGTAGTTTCTTCATCCAGGAGATGTCTGTAACTAAAAGTGCCGCTGGGGTGGTGTGTATTTGCCGTGATGTTACCGAACGCAAACAGGCTGAAGCTACCTTAATGCTTTATAAACAGGCTGTGGAAAGCTCTAGTGATGCGATCGCTATGGCTGATGCACAGTGGAATCACTTTTATCAAAATCCCGCCTTTTCTGAGATGTTTGGGTGTGAAACCCCAGAAGAATTTAACCAAGTATTTGGGGGGATATCTGGCGCTTATACTGACCCGCAAATTCCCCGACAAATTTTTGCGGTCATTAGCCAAGGCAAAAACTGGGTGGGTGAAGTCGAACACCGCGCTAAAAATAACCGTGTCTTTCAGGTGTTACTGCGTGCTAGTGCTATCAAAGATGGTCGGGGTAATGTTTTGGGTGCTGTAGCATCTTTAAATGATATTACATCCCGGAAAAAAGCCGAAGCCAGCCTGCGGGAAATCACCTCCGATCTTCAGGAAGCCCAGGAATTAGCCCATATTGGTAATTGGGAATTGGATATCGATACTGGGGAACTTACTTGGTCTGATGAGGTATTTAGGATTTTGGGCTTAGACCAGACCTTGGGTATACCTTCCGTAGAGCAATGTCTGCAATGCTATCACCCCGAAGATAGACCATTGGTTGAGAAAGCCCTAGCAGAAACTCGCAATAATGGAACTACTTGTCAGGCAGAAGCCAGAATTATCAAGGATGAAAACTCAGTTAGCTATGTTCATATTAAGTTTAAAGCCATTTTGAATCACGATAACCAAATTGTCAGCCTGTTTGGGACGATTATGGATATTACTGAGCGGAAACGGGCGGAAATTCACCTCCAACAACAGACCGAGAAACTAGAAAAAGCCTTAACTAAACTCAAACGCACCCAAACCCAACTAATTCAGAGCGAGAAAATGTCTGGCTTGGGACAAATGGTGGCCGGGGTGGCTCATGAAATTAATAATCCCGTGGGATTTATTGTTGGTAATGTGCCTCACCTGGAAGAATATACCCAGGATTTACTGTTGCTAATTGAATCCTATCGACAATATTATACAGAACCACCATTGGCAATTACAGAATTAATCGAAGAGATTGATCTCAATTTTTTAATTACTGATATTCCTCAGTTGATTAATTCCATTCAGAATGGTGCTAAAAGGATTCAGGAAATTGTTAACTCCCTGCAAAGTTTTTCCCGATTGAATGAGTCGGCAATTAAGGAAATAGACCTTCATCAGGGGATTGATAGCACTTTGATGGTCTTGACAAGTCGCCTCCGACCCTTACCTGGAGAGCGGGAAATTGTGGTGATTAAAAATTACGGTGATTTGCCTAAAGTTGAATGCTATGCTGGCCAGATAAATCAGGTGTTTTTGCATATCTTTAATAATGCTATTGATGCCCTAAAAAGCTCCGAATGTCAGCAATCTGCTAAGGAACCTACACTGACAATTACTACTGGTTTAACTAAAAATAACCTGGCATTTATTCGCATTGCTGATAATGGAGTGGGTATACCTGAAGAGTTGCGATCGCGCATTTTTGACCCATTCTTTACCACTAAGCCTGTGGGTCAGGGGACTGGGTTGGGTCTATCCGTTAGCTATCAAATTGTCGTCGATTTGCACAAAGGGAAGTTAAACTGCACATCAGAACCAGGTGTGGGTTCGGAGTTCTGTATTCAGATCCCCATACATAGCGAATATAACACCTAG
- a CDS encoding TIGR02117 family protein yields MPLFLPYFWILPSQKSCDITIYITGNILHTDILVPVETSVFDWHQFIDLSEVGRQTSGNYRYLAMGWGDRQVYLESPTFADLQLTTALKALFIPTPSVLRVQVYQTLPVAQDLQPLNISEDNYLKLVDFLQNSFKLDSAGNPIRIGYGYGIRDSFYEAQGVYSLLRHCNTWIAEALRTARVQTPRHPSLPILLLPKARSNC; encoded by the coding sequence ATGCCATTATTTTTGCCTTATTTCTGGATTTTACCCTCGCAAAAAAGTTGTGATATAACCATTTATATAACCGGAAATATATTACATACAGATATCTTGGTGCCAGTGGAAACCTCCGTATTTGACTGGCATCAGTTTATCGACTTATCAGAAGTTGGGAGACAAACCTCTGGCAATTATCGATATCTAGCCATGGGTTGGGGCGATCGCCAAGTTTACCTAGAATCTCCGACCTTCGCGGATTTACAATTAACAACCGCCCTGAAAGCATTATTTATACCTACTCCATCAGTTTTGCGAGTTCAAGTATATCAGACCCTCCCAGTAGCACAAGATTTACAACCCCTTAATATCAGTGAGGATAATTACTTAAAATTGGTCGATTTTCTGCAAAATTCCTTTAAACTTGACTCCGCCGGAAATCCCATCAGAATCGGCTATGGTTATGGTATCAGAGACAGTTTTTATGAAGCCCAAGGTGTTTATTCCCTCCTCAGACATTGCAATACATGGATAGCAGAAGCATTACGGACCGCCCGGGTGCAAACCCCACGCCACCCTAGCTTACCCATTTTGCTACTCCCGAAAGCTAGAAGCAATTGTTAA